In the Loxodonta africana isolate mLoxAfr1 chromosome 1, mLoxAfr1.hap2, whole genome shotgun sequence genome, one interval contains:
- the LOC100661020 gene encoding piggyBac transposable element-derived protein 4-like isoform X2: MAKRFRTTEEILEYFFSLPDNEEDSEEESDEDASEEESDEDASEEDSDEDALEDLTSLEQSAAHSEGRGNNTDMVVENEEEADVAEERDEADDDARDEREGSEGEWCEDVSYFENLTASLQQHAQVYPDLAHTDTEVDYFLSVFTEEMLETIKDQTNLYATQERTTRSRGQEIRRPTQNWQPTTVEEIKAYIAVHIVMGIHVLPELRYYWSSDPSLGVASVPELMTKARFKKLTENIHCNDSSKAVPKGEPGYDWLHKLRPIINALNTRLKEVYVPSSVMAVDESMVPFKGHSSVKQYMPIKPVKRGYKVWCLADSQTGFVTQFDIYCGKKGVDHDSSLSLGESVVLGLCHSWYHSHRLISFNNFFTSYHLMKSMYERGLYAVGTVRATQKGLPDMLRRKDSLQRGEFKFRTKGCVSAVKWQDNKPVTVLSTFHNPKDITVVKRKNKDGSSSQIPCPRAVAEYNAIMGGVDRFDQRCERYAIGRRSRKWWHRLLHFLIDLAIVNSFIMWNCNHGGRCNQLSFRLALSRQLTVGQKRKRRGRPSFMAWVKRGVTGVPDEVRLQQVGKHFPVKGSRRRCRECSTRKKETRTRVMCKQCHVPLCIGPCFEKFHEKK, translated from the coding sequence ATGGCGAAGAGATTTAGAACCACCGAAGAAATTCTTGAGTATTTCTTTTCTCTACCCGACAATGAGGAGGACTCGGAGGAGGAGAGTGATGAAGATGCCTCAGAGGAGGAGAGTGATGAGGATGCCTCAGAGGAGGACAGTGATGAGGATGCCTTGGAGGACCTTACCAGTCTTGAGCAATCTGCAGCACATTCTGAAGGTAGGGGCAACAACACTGACATGGTAGTTGAGAATGAGGAGGAAGCCGATGTAGCAGAGGAAAGGGATGAAGCAGATGATGATGCCCGTGATGAAAGGGAAGGAAGTGAAGGGGAATGGTGCGAGGATGTCtcatactttgaaaatctaaCTGCCTCCCTTCAGCAACATGCTCAAGTTTACCCGGACTTGGCCCATACAGACACAGAAGTAGattattttttgtctgtatttacgGAAGAGATGTTGGAAACTATAAAGGACCAAACGAATCTTTATGCGACCCAAGAGCGCACCACACGATCTAGAGGGCAGGAGATTAGAAGGCCCACCCAAAACTGGCAGCCTACAACCGTAGAGGAAATAAAGGCGTACATTGCTGTGCACATAGTGATGGGTATACATGTCTTGCCGGAGCTCAGGTATTATTGGTCCAGTGACCCCAGCCTGGGTGTTGCTTCGGTTCCAGAACTTATGACTAAAGCCAGATTCAAGAAACTGACCGAGAACATACACTGCAATGACAGTTCAAAAGCTGTGCCCAAAGGAGAACCTGGCTATGACTGGCTTCACAAATTGCGCCCAATTATCAATGCTCTCAATACCCGCCTAAAGGAGGTGTATGTGCCATCAAGTGTCATGGCAGTGGATGAAAGCATGGTACCATTCAAAGGCCATTCATCAGTAAAACAATACATGCCCATAAAGCCTGTCAAGCGGGGATACAAAgtttggtgcttggctgactCACAAACTGGCTTTGTGACTCAGTTTGATATCTATTGTGGAAAAAAAGGTGTAGACCACGACTCATCTCTCTCCCTTGGTGAGAGTGTTGTACTGGGACTATGTCATTCATGGTACCATTCTCATAGGCTCATTTCCTTCAACAATTTTTTTACGTCCTATCACTTGATGAAAAGCATGTATGAAAGGGGACTCTATGCTGTTGGCACAGTGCGAGCAACTCAAAAGGGGCTACCAGACATGCTCAGGAGGAAAGATAGTTTACAGCGTGGAGAATTTAAGTTTCGTACAAAAGGATGTGTGTCGGCAGTAAAGTGGCAGGACAATAAACCTGTGACAGTTTTGTCAACGTTCCACAATCCAAAGGATATCACTGttgtcaaaagaaagaacaaagacgGTTCCTCCTCACAAATCCCTTGCCCAAGAGCAGTTGCAGAATACAACGCTATTATGGGAGGAGTGGACCGCTTTGACCAGAGGTGTGAAAGGTATGCAATTGGAAGACGCTCTCGAAAATGGTGGCATCGGTTGCTGCATTTTCTTATTGACCTTGCCATTGTGAACAGTTTTATAATGTGGAACTGCAACCATGGGGGTAGATGTAACCAGCTATCCTTTAGGCTTGCTCTCAGTAGGCAGCTTACTGTGGgccagaaaagaaagagaagaggaagaccctcatttaTGGCCTGGGTCAAGCGAGGAGTAACTGGAGTGCCAGACGAGGTACGGCTGCAACAGGTTGGAAAGCATTTTCCTGTCAAGGGATCTAGAAGGCGATGCAGAGAATGCAGCACCAGGAAAAAGGAGACTAGAACAAGAGTTATGTGCAAGCAGTGCCACGTGCCTTTGTGTATTGGCCCATGTTTTGAGAAGTTTCacgaaaaaaaataa